CAGATGCTCTCGGCGGCGACGCAGATCGTCCTCGCGCTCGTGTTGGTCTACCTCGGCCTGTCGCTCGTCAAGATGGGCTACGAGAACATCCAGTCGGTCCGTAGCGGCGAGCAGTCCGGCGGGTTCTCGCCCGGCGACGACTGATCGGACCTCGGACCGGCTCTCTGAACTTTCCTCTCCGTTTTTACTCCGACGAGCGGCGCGGCTACCGTCCGCCGAGCCGCCGGGCCACCGCCTCGCGCAGCCGCCCGAACACGCTCCGGCGCTCTGCGGGCGGCACGTCACGCCACAGCGCGAACGCCTCCGCGGAGTCGGCGCTCTCGCTCTTTACGATCGCCTCGCGCTCGGGCGCGACGACCGCGACGTTGACCTCGTAGTGGCCGTAGTAGCCGAACTTCAACAGATTCCGGTCGCGGAAGCCCTCGACGAACTCCGCGACGTCCGCGGGGATCTCCTCGGCGACGAGGACGAACGTGAAGTCCGTTCCGAAGTGCTCCTCGTCGGGGACGAGCCACTCCGCCGAGTCCGCGAGGTCGTGGCCGAGTTGGATCAGCCGTTCCAGGTCCGCGACGGTCGGCCGGTCCCGCCGCCGGGCGAACAGGAACTCCCGGTGCTCGTGGTTCGCGTAGTCGAGCGCGGGGTGGAAGAAGTGCTTTTGGCTCTCCATCCGCATCTCGGCGTAGAGGGCGAACCGCTCGTCGTCGACCGCGCGGTCCCGTTCGAGGTCGTAGTTGAACATCAGGCGGTCCGAGACCCGGTCGAGATACTCGTCGTCCCAGACGGGCACCTCGGAGAGGTCGATGCCGACCTCCTCGGCCGCCTCGACCGGATCGAACGGCTCGGACTGTTCGGACATCAGTCCTCGGCGTCGTAGGCGACGGCGTCGCCGTCGACGGCCGGCGCGCCGATCGCGAGCACGACGACGTCCCCGTCGGCGTCGTCGGGGTTGTAGGCCCGCTGGGGGCTCTCGGGGTCGACCGCGAACAGCTCGTCGGTCTCGACCTCGAAGGACTCCTCGGGCGTCTCGACGGCGAGCGTCCCCGAGAGGACGTAGAACGCCTCTTCCTGTTCCTCGTGGTAGTGGTACGCGAGCGGCAGCTGCTCGCCCGGCTCGGCACGGAAGCGATTGATCGCGACGTTCTCCAGGCCCGCGGCCGCCCCGAGGCGGCGCAGTTCGCACGGTCGCCCGTCGGCGGGCGTCACGTCCTCGTAGTCCACAGTCCGGTATCCCATACGCCCACACTCCGCATACAGGCACTAAAGCCGCTCGGGACCGGCGCCATCTTCCCCCAATTTTAATGTCGTTTGCCTCCCTCCCGTCGGTACGATGCGCACGAACGACAACACCGAGTCCTGCGGCCGCTGTGCGATGTCGACGGTCGTGGACGCGACCGACCCGGACCGCGAGGGCCCCTTCGACGGCGACCGGATCGAGGTCGACGAGGACTCCCTCCGCCGGGCCTCCCCGAGCGCGTGGCTCGGCGGGATCGTCCGCCGGCTGGATCGGGCGGCGACCGACTTCATCCACGGGCGCTGAGCGGCGTCTCGCGTCCTCGCGCGGCGAAATCGTTCGATGCGGTGTGCAGGACGGTCCCACGGTCCGGAGTAGACTTTTATACCTCGCCGTCCCTACCCCGTCAGAAGCGATGGAAGAGAGCGTCTCCGGATTCAAGGTTCGGGGCTCGTGGGGCGACGTCGTCGAGCACGGCGAACGCATCACCCGCGCGCTCCGCGACGCCGGCGTCGAGAGCGACGCCTTCGAGGAGTGGGACGAGTGGCGCCCGAAGTCCCACGAGCGCCTCTCGAAGGACGTGAGCGAGAAGACCGCCGTCCAGGCCAGCGTCGCCGAAGGAGAAGGGGAGAAGGCCGGCAAGGGCCCCGACGAAGACCTCCAGACGGCGGGCGAGCGCCTCTCCGAGTCCTACGAGCGCGTCGAGGAGGGCGACAGCGACGGCGCCGTCGAGCGCTGGTCGGAGTCGCTCGGGTACGTCGCCCGCGCCGCCGACTCCGCCGGCCGCCGGGCGCTCCGCCGCGTCGAGAACACGGTCTACCAGCGCGTGATGACCCAACTGGCGCCCTACTACTTCGACAACGAACTCGTGAGCGCCAACATCCAGAAGTCCGCCCGCGGCGACGACGAGGTGACGTTCATCTTCGAGGTGAACATCAACGACGACGACCTCAAAGACGAGGTCAGCGACCGCCTCGCGGCCTTCGACGACGAGGTGACCCGCTGGCACGTCGACACGCCGAAGGAGACAGAAACCGCCGAGGCCGCAGAGGGCGTCGAGCCGCCGGAGTCCGAGGAGCGCTCGCGCTCGACGACGAACTGAGAACGGGGCGGGGCGCCGGTGCCGCGCCGCGGACCGCCAACAGTCATAGTCTCCGGGCCGTATGATCGGGTATGTCCGACCCGCTCCGGATCGAGTCCGGCGAACTGACCGCCGCGGAGATCCTCGAGGCGCTCCGGGAGGGGCGCCGCGTCGTCGTCGAGGCCGAACTGCTCGGCGGCACCCACGAACTCTCGCTCCGACACGACGGCGACATCTACTACTGCGACACCCCGACGACGCTCCACAAGCACGACGACGAGGCGGGGATGCGCGCCTGCATCGAGAAGATGGGATACGGCCGCGCGGAGTAGCCGTCGCGGGGCCGATGTCGCTGTCTCCCTCCCCGCCCACCTCGCCCGCCCGCCTCATCGCGTTCGCCCTCCTCCCCGGAACTGCCGCTACCCCGGATTTTAGTCGCGTCGGCGGTGAACGGCGTGTATGGCCGACGTACCAGAGATGAGCGACCTCCTGGAGACCGAGGATCCGGGGTTCCAGCAGGTGCTGGCCTGCGTCTTCGGGATCCAGCGCCACGAGAGCCGGACCTATCTCACGCTGCTCGACAATCCGGGGAGCACGGTCGCGGAGCTCGCGGACATCCTCGACCGCGACCGGAGCAACGTCAACCGCTCGCTGACGACGCTGATGGAGAAGGGCCTCGCCGCGCGGGAGCGCCGCCTCCTCGATTCGGGCGGGTACATCTACCAGTACACCGCGACCGACCTCCCCGAGGCCAAGGAGATGCTCCACGGCGCCCTCGACGAGTGGGTCGAGCGCGTCCACCGGAGCATCGACGAGTACGGCGCCGAAGAGGTGGCCTAGCGCGTCGGCCGCCGGTCGCCGGCCCCGTCGGACGCGCGAACCGCCCCCCTTTTCACCGGCGAACGCGAGGAGTCCCACAATGAGCCTCGAACTCACCGCGCCCGCGCCCGACGCCCCGGACGTCGCCGACGACGGCGTCTGGCTCGCGGACATCGAGACCGGCGAGACGTACGCGCCGTTCGACGAGATCAGGTACACCGGCGAGGACGGCAACCTTCTCGAAGTCCGCTACGCCGACCCGCCGACGTTCGAG
This is a stretch of genomic DNA from Halobellus sp. MBLA0158. It encodes these proteins:
- a CDS encoding helix-turn-helix domain-containing protein, which gives rise to MADVPEMSDLLETEDPGFQQVLACVFGIQRHESRTYLTLLDNPGSTVAELADILDRDRSNVNRSLTTLMEKGLAARERRLLDSGGYIYQYTATDLPEAKEMLHGALDEWVERVHRSIDEYGAEEVA
- a CDS encoding cupin domain-containing protein, with the protein product MGYRTVDYEDVTPADGRPCELRRLGAAAGLENVAINRFRAEPGEQLPLAYHYHEEQEEAFYVLSGTLAVETPEESFEVETDELFAVDPESPQRAYNPDDADGDVVVLAIGAPAVDGDAVAYDAED
- a CDS encoding DUF5828 family protein — its product is MEESVSGFKVRGSWGDVVEHGERITRALRDAGVESDAFEEWDEWRPKSHERLSKDVSEKTAVQASVAEGEGEKAGKGPDEDLQTAGERLSESYERVEEGDSDGAVERWSESLGYVARAADSAGRRALRRVENTVYQRVMTQLAPYYFDNELVSANIQKSARGDDEVTFIFEVNINDDDLKDEVSDRLAAFDDEVTRWHVDTPKETETAEAAEGVEPPESEERSRSTTN